The following coding sequences are from one Rathayibacter sp. VKM Ac-2760 window:
- the holA gene encoding DNA polymerase III subunit delta: MAGRAPARGKAAPSKAAIPQLAWNQTRPAPIVLITGPEQFLADRALRFLREFLRAEDPSLEVNDIDAGGYAPGELLTLASPSLFDEPRLLRVSNVEKCSDAFLVEMLEYLAQPADGATVVLRHGGGNRGKKLLDAIRAGTGGGIEIVCAELKRESDKVDFAIAEFRTAGRTATTGAVRALVSAFSDDLDELASACQQLVSDVTGDITEATVAKYYGGRVETTAFTVADSAIAGRHGEALLGLRHALASGADPVPIVAAFASKLRTMAKVAGSREGSGQIASRLGLAPWQVDRARRDLQGWTGEGLGTAILTVAEADANVKGATRDPVFALERMVSVISARGL; the protein is encoded by the coding sequence ATGGCAGGCAGAGCCCCGGCGCGCGGCAAGGCGGCCCCCTCGAAGGCGGCGATCCCGCAGCTCGCGTGGAACCAGACGCGACCCGCCCCGATCGTCCTGATCACGGGGCCGGAGCAGTTCCTCGCCGATCGGGCCCTGCGGTTCCTCCGCGAGTTCCTGCGCGCCGAGGACCCGAGCCTCGAGGTCAACGACATCGACGCAGGCGGCTACGCGCCCGGGGAGCTGCTGACGCTCGCGAGCCCGTCGCTGTTCGACGAGCCGCGGCTGCTGCGCGTCTCGAACGTGGAGAAGTGCTCCGACGCGTTCCTCGTCGAGATGCTCGAGTACCTCGCCCAGCCGGCCGACGGGGCGACGGTCGTGCTGCGGCACGGCGGTGGCAACCGCGGCAAGAAGCTGCTCGACGCGATCCGCGCGGGCACCGGCGGCGGCATCGAGATCGTCTGCGCCGAGCTCAAGCGGGAGAGCGACAAGGTCGACTTCGCGATCGCGGAGTTCCGGACCGCCGGGCGCACCGCGACGACCGGTGCGGTGCGGGCGCTGGTCTCCGCGTTCTCGGATGATCTGGACGAGCTCGCGTCGGCCTGCCAGCAGCTGGTCTCGGACGTGACCGGCGACATCACCGAGGCGACGGTCGCGAAGTACTACGGCGGGCGGGTGGAGACGACCGCCTTCACGGTCGCCGATTCGGCGATCGCCGGCCGGCACGGGGAGGCGCTGCTGGGGCTCCGGCACGCGCTCGCGTCGGGCGCGGATCCGGTGCCGATCGTGGCGGCGTTCGCGAGCAAGCTGCGGACGATGGCGAAGGTGGCGGGCTCCCGTGAGGGCTCCGGTCAGATCGCCTCGCGGCTCGGCCTCGCGCCCTGGCAGGTGGACCGCGCGCGCCGCGACCTGCAGGGCTGGACCGGCGAGGGACTGGGCACGGCGATCCTGACGGTCGCCGAGGCCGACGCGAACGTGAAGGGCGCCACCCGCGACCCGGTGTTCGCGCTGGAGCGCATGGTGTCGGTCATCTCGGCCCGCGGCCTCTGA
- a CDS encoding ComEC/Rec2 family competence protein: protein MIRAHDLRLLPIGLAAWAAAAATGALPVVTVIESGGLLCAGAWGVVLTVVVGLGALRRHRAAAVLAVVAVALAGGALAVTSVVAAAPARHPPALREAAESRASVAVLVRVDTSTRPLASGGVWFDGTALRIDDRPLSAPVRVFLAEPGGRLPVAAEVLLQARAQAPAAESESTLLSATAVLDRSPPEGVAAVAELLRSGFLARTAALGGDVAGLLPGLATGDTTALPADLEEDMRTASLTHLTAVSGANCAVVVAAGWLVAALLGAGRRLRTVAALVVLLAFVVLVTPEPSVVRAAAMATVVLLARLGRRSGAAVPALLASVLLLVLVDPAIASRLGFVLSVLATGGLLLAAEPIARRLQDVLPRPLALLVAVPLAAQLACQPAVLLIDPSIPVYGVLANLLAEPAAPAATGLGLIGCLLAPWWPAGADVAIRLAAVPAWWIASIARAVATWPSPRIAWLPGGVGLLALTLLTALALLLVTRSRRLVLPRRVAATVLAGALVVGGASSVAAPLLRSAAVPSDWRVAMCDIGQGDAVLVRGDAGVLLVDTGPLPERLDACLRLLGLDRLELLVLTHYDLDHVGGVGAVVGRVDEALVGPVADEGDERDRAALDGGGALVREAARGDSGSLGSLHWRVLWPEPGSTLRGNEASVTLRVDIAADARGGPLSLAMLGDLGAEAQGRIARLDPGRVDVVKVAHHGSADQAPALYDALGARIGLVSVGADNTYGHPTASLLTLLADRGTRALRTDLEGTELLAVHPEGVVAWSSGAAAPVTALDEHGRGVPTLLSGGSPLGRAEDGISTRPAGVSRRSRHPGAAGRLPTPTTGWMRNRRGVTRGRSGVTRNDRPGLRKDRPGLSISLVMFAHTAVLLFLAAAPHQPPWSIVLFAVALIGTGIGAFSDSRRYRREFLERQRRRGPS, encoded by the coding sequence GGGCGGCCGCAGCGGCGACGGGGGCGCTGCCGGTCGTCACCGTGATCGAGAGCGGGGGTCTCCTCTGCGCGGGGGCCTGGGGCGTCGTGCTGACGGTGGTCGTCGGGCTCGGTGCGCTCCGTCGGCACCGTGCCGCCGCCGTTCTGGCGGTGGTCGCGGTCGCCCTCGCCGGCGGCGCGCTGGCCGTCACGTCCGTGGTCGCCGCTGCCCCGGCCCGGCATCCGCCCGCCCTGCGCGAGGCGGCCGAGTCGCGTGCGTCCGTGGCGGTGCTCGTGCGCGTCGACACCTCCACGCGACCGCTCGCGAGCGGCGGTGTCTGGTTCGACGGCACGGCCCTCCGGATCGACGACCGGCCGCTCTCGGCGCCCGTGCGGGTCTTCCTGGCCGAGCCCGGCGGGCGGCTGCCGGTCGCCGCCGAGGTGCTGCTCCAGGCCCGGGCCCAGGCGCCCGCCGCGGAGTCGGAGAGCACCCTGCTGAGCGCGACGGCCGTCCTCGACCGGAGCCCGCCCGAGGGTGTCGCGGCGGTCGCCGAGCTGCTGCGCTCGGGCTTCCTCGCACGAACAGCGGCGCTCGGGGGAGACGTGGCAGGCCTGCTGCCGGGTCTCGCGACCGGGGACACGACCGCGCTGCCGGCCGATCTCGAGGAGGACATGCGCACCGCCTCGCTCACGCACCTCACGGCGGTCTCCGGAGCGAACTGCGCGGTGGTCGTCGCGGCGGGCTGGCTGGTCGCGGCGCTGCTCGGGGCCGGTCGGCGGCTGCGCACGGTCGCGGCCCTGGTCGTCCTCCTGGCCTTCGTGGTGCTGGTCACTCCGGAGCCGAGCGTCGTCCGGGCGGCGGCGATGGCGACCGTCGTGCTGCTGGCGCGGCTGGGGCGGCGCTCGGGCGCGGCGGTGCCGGCGCTCCTGGCGAGTGTCCTGCTGCTGGTCCTCGTCGATCCCGCGATCGCGAGCCGGCTCGGCTTCGTGCTGTCCGTCCTGGCGACGGGCGGCCTGCTCCTCGCGGCCGAGCCGATCGCGCGTCGGCTGCAGGACGTGCTGCCGCGACCGCTCGCTCTGCTGGTCGCGGTGCCGCTCGCCGCGCAGCTGGCCTGCCAGCCCGCCGTCCTGCTGATCGATCCGTCGATCCCGGTCTACGGGGTGCTCGCGAACCTGCTCGCCGAGCCCGCCGCCCCGGCCGCGACGGGACTCGGGCTGATCGGCTGCCTGCTGGCGCCCTGGTGGCCGGCGGGCGCCGACGTCGCGATCCGCCTGGCGGCCGTGCCGGCCTGGTGGATCGCCTCGATCGCGCGCGCCGTGGCGACCTGGCCGTCTCCGCGGATCGCCTGGCTGCCCGGAGGAGTCGGGCTGCTGGCGCTCACTCTCCTGACCGCGCTGGCGCTGCTGCTGGTCACCCGCTCGCGTCGCCTCGTGCTGCCGCGGCGGGTCGCCGCGACGGTTCTCGCCGGGGCGCTCGTCGTCGGGGGAGCGTCGAGCGTGGCGGCCCCGCTGCTGCGCTCCGCCGCCGTCCCCTCGGACTGGCGGGTGGCCATGTGCGACATCGGCCAGGGCGACGCGGTGCTGGTCCGCGGTGACGCGGGAGTGCTCCTCGTGGACACCGGTCCGCTGCCCGAGCGCCTCGACGCCTGCCTCCGGCTGCTCGGTCTCGACCGGCTCGAGCTCCTCGTGCTCACCCACTACGACCTCGACCACGTCGGGGGAGTCGGAGCGGTGGTCGGGCGCGTCGACGAGGCCCTCGTCGGTCCGGTGGCCGACGAGGGCGACGAGCGCGACCGCGCGGCGCTGGACGGCGGCGGCGCGCTCGTGCGGGAGGCGGCGCGCGGCGACTCCGGCTCGCTCGGCTCGCTGCACTGGCGGGTGCTCTGGCCGGAGCCGGGGAGCACCCTCCGCGGGAACGAGGCGAGCGTGACCCTCCGCGTCGACATCGCGGCCGACGCGCGCGGCGGTCCGCTGTCGCTCGCGATGCTCGGCGACCTCGGCGCGGAGGCGCAGGGCCGGATCGCCCGGCTCGACCCCGGTCGCGTCGACGTCGTGAAGGTCGCGCACCACGGCTCGGCCGACCAGGCGCCCGCTCTCTACGACGCGCTCGGTGCACGGATCGGCCTCGTCTCGGTCGGCGCCGACAACACCTACGGCCACCCGACCGCCTCGCTGCTCACCCTTCTCGCCGATCGCGGCACGCGCGCTCTGCGCACCGACCTCGAGGGCACGGAGCTGCTCGCCGTCCACCCCGAGGGCGTCGTCGCCTGGTCCAGTGGGGCCGCGGCGCCGGTGACCGCTCTGGACGAGCACGGACGCGGAGTTCCGACTCTGCTCAGCGGAGGCTCGCCCCTCGGAAGGGCGGAAGACGGCATCAGCACCCGACCTGCGGGTGTCTCGCGACGGAGTCGACATCCTGGCGCCGCGGGTCGGCTGCCGACACCGACGACTGGTTGGATGCGGAATCGACGTGGCGTGACGAGGGGGAGGAGCGGCGTGACTCGGAACGACCGACCGGGCCTCCGGAAGGACCGACCGGGCCTCTCCATCTCCCTGGTGATGTTCGCCCACACGGCGGTCCTGCTGTTCCTGGCAGCGGCGCCGCACCAGCCACCGTGGTCGATCGTCCTCTTCGCGGTCGCCCTGATCGGAACGGGGATCGGCGCCTTCTCCGATTCCCGCAGGTACCGACGGGAGTTCCTGGAGCGGCAGCGACGGCGCGGCCCGTCCTGA
- the lepA gene encoding translation elongation factor 4: MSPRAHLGLEPAATDPASIRNFCIIAHIDHGKSTLADRMLGITGVVEDRAMRAQYLDRMDIERERGITIKSQAVRMPWERDGQTFALNMIDTPGHVDFSYEVSRSLAACEGAILLVDAAQGIEAQTLANLYLALENDLAIIPVLNKIDLPAADPEKYAAELASLIGGDPADVLRVSGKTGVGVEALLDRVTELVPAPVGDKNAPARAMIFDSVYDSYRGVVTYVRMIDGQLSPREKIQMMSTRATHEILEIGVSSPEPVSTKGLGVGEVGYLITGVKDVRQSKVGDTVTTASKPATEALPGYTEPLPMVFSGLYPIDGSDYPDLREALDKLKLSDAALVYEPETSVALGFGFRCGFLGLLHLEIVTERLDREFGLDLITTAPSVIYEVTTDDKSTVTVTNPSEFPVGKIASVTEPIVRAAILAPKDYVGTIMELCQSRRGTLIGMEYLGEDRVEIRYHMPLGEIVFDFFDNLKSKTAGYASLDYEPAGDQEADLVKVDILLQGEQVDAFSAIVHRDKAYAYGVLMTGRLRKLIPRQQFEVPIQAAIGARIIARESISAMRKDVLAKCYGGDITRKRKLLEKQKEGKKRMKMVGRVEVPQEAFIAALSGDVETKDKK, encoded by the coding sequence ATGTCTCCACGTGCACACCTCGGGCTCGAGCCCGCCGCGACCGATCCGGCGTCCATCCGCAACTTCTGCATCATCGCCCACATCGATCACGGCAAATCCACTCTCGCCGATCGCATGCTGGGCATCACGGGCGTGGTCGAGGATCGCGCGATGCGCGCGCAGTACCTCGATCGGATGGACATCGAGCGCGAGCGCGGCATCACGATCAAGTCGCAGGCCGTCCGCATGCCGTGGGAGCGCGACGGGCAGACCTTCGCGCTGAACATGATCGACACCCCCGGGCACGTCGACTTCTCCTACGAGGTCAGCCGCTCGCTCGCCGCCTGCGAGGGCGCGATCCTCCTGGTCGACGCCGCGCAGGGCATCGAGGCGCAGACGCTCGCCAACCTCTACCTCGCGCTCGAGAACGACCTGGCGATCATCCCGGTCCTCAACAAGATCGACCTGCCCGCGGCCGACCCGGAGAAGTACGCGGCCGAGCTCGCGAGCCTCATCGGCGGCGACCCGGCCGACGTCCTCCGCGTCTCCGGCAAGACCGGCGTCGGCGTCGAGGCGCTGCTCGACCGCGTCACCGAGCTGGTCCCCGCGCCCGTCGGCGACAAGAACGCCCCGGCCCGCGCGATGATCTTCGACTCGGTCTACGACTCCTACCGCGGCGTCGTCACCTACGTCCGGATGATCGACGGCCAGCTCTCGCCGCGCGAGAAGATCCAGATGATGTCGACGCGCGCCACGCACGAGATCCTCGAGATCGGCGTCTCGAGCCCCGAGCCCGTCTCGACCAAGGGCCTCGGCGTCGGCGAGGTCGGCTACCTGATCACCGGCGTGAAGGACGTCCGCCAGTCGAAGGTCGGCGACACCGTCACCACCGCCTCCAAGCCCGCCACCGAGGCGCTGCCCGGCTACACCGAGCCGCTGCCGATGGTGTTCTCGGGCCTGTACCCGATCGACGGCAGCGACTACCCGGACCTCCGCGAGGCGCTGGACAAGCTCAAGCTCTCCGACGCGGCGCTCGTCTACGAGCCCGAGACCTCGGTCGCCCTCGGCTTCGGCTTCCGCTGCGGCTTCCTGGGCCTCCTGCACCTCGAGATCGTCACCGAGCGGCTCGACCGCGAGTTCGGCCTCGACCTGATCACCACGGCGCCGTCCGTCATCTACGAGGTGACCACCGACGACAAGAGCACCGTCACGGTCACCAACCCGAGCGAGTTCCCGGTCGGCAAGATCGCCAGCGTCACCGAGCCGATCGTCCGGGCCGCCATCCTCGCGCCGAAGGACTACGTCGGCACGATCATGGAGCTCTGCCAGAGCCGCCGCGGCACGCTGATCGGCATGGAGTACCTCGGTGAGGACCGGGTCGAGATCCGCTACCACATGCCCCTAGGCGAGATCGTCTTCGACTTCTTCGACAACCTCAAGTCCAAGACCGCCGGCTACGCCTCGCTCGACTACGAGCCCGCCGGCGACCAGGAGGCCGACCTGGTCAAGGTCGACATCCTGCTCCAGGGCGAGCAGGTCGACGCGTTCAGTGCGATCGTGCACCGCGACAAGGCCTACGCCTACGGCGTGCTGATGACGGGGCGGCTGCGCAAGCTCATCCCGCGCCAGCAGTTCGAAGTGCCCATCCAGGCCGCGATCGGCGCGCGCATCATCGCGCGCGAGTCGATCAGCGCCATGCGCAAGGACGTCCTCGCCAAGTGCTACGGCGGTGACATCACCCGCAAGCGCAAGCTGCTCGAGAAGCAGAAGGAGGGCAAGAAGCGCATGAAGATGGTCGGCCGCGTCGAAGTCCCCCAGGAAGCGTTCATCGCCGCGCTGAGCGGCGACGTCGAGACGAAGGACAAGAAGTAG
- a CDS encoding GNAT family N-acetyltransferase, with protein MSADEVLVRRVRPDEYAEVSRLRLAAYEHDYELGEEYAADVGDVARHDREGEVWVAEEAGAILATVTTAAPGRTLYSLGRPGELDWRLLAVAPTARGRGLGRLLTEFVVMLAVERGLRRVVMNSGTDMLAAHALYESMGFVRLPERENPPGIEPTRTYGLDL; from the coding sequence GTGAGCGCCGACGAGGTCCTGGTGCGGCGGGTGCGCCCGGACGAGTACGCCGAGGTCTCGCGCCTGCGCCTCGCCGCCTACGAGCACGACTACGAGCTGGGGGAGGAGTACGCGGCGGACGTCGGGGACGTCGCCCGGCACGACCGCGAGGGCGAGGTCTGGGTGGCGGAGGAGGCCGGCGCGATCCTCGCGACCGTCACGACCGCCGCGCCCGGCCGCACCCTCTACTCCCTCGGCCGCCCCGGCGAGCTCGACTGGCGGCTGCTCGCGGTGGCCCCCACGGCCCGCGGCCGGGGCCTCGGCCGCCTGCTGACCGAGTTCGTCGTGATGCTCGCCGTCGAGCGCGGCCTCCGGCGCGTCGTGATGAACAGCGGCACCGACATGCTCGCCGCGCACGCCCTCTACGAGAGCATGGGGTTCGTCCGGCTGCCCGAGCGCGAGAATCCGCCCGGCATCGAGCCCACCCGCACCTACGGACTCGACCTGTAG
- a CDS encoding DUF1990 domain-containing protein, which produces MSIRRSSFEGQPQVTYAAVGGTLAPDLLEYPPDGFTAERFEARLGSGAERFAITTASLMTWGVQRGSGIVVSDITSGSGVQYTGVNFDSAGTPIDLASRPTEEQFSADGTPYITAGVTAVLKITLLGRTVDAPVRVVYVVDEPDQVGFAYGTLEGHPESGEESFVVEKRADDSVWLVIRVFSRPSTALYRLGTPVLRVVQKRQVKKYLRALLPARLS; this is translated from the coding sequence GTGAGCATCCGACGCTCGAGCTTCGAGGGGCAGCCGCAGGTCACCTACGCGGCGGTCGGCGGGACGCTGGCGCCGGACCTGCTCGAGTACCCGCCGGACGGCTTCACGGCCGAGCGCTTCGAGGCGCGCCTGGGCTCGGGTGCCGAGCGCTTCGCGATCACGACCGCGTCGCTGATGACCTGGGGCGTGCAGCGCGGCAGCGGGATCGTCGTCTCCGACATCACGAGCGGCAGCGGTGTGCAGTACACGGGCGTCAACTTCGACTCCGCGGGCACGCCGATCGACCTCGCCAGCCGGCCGACCGAGGAGCAGTTCTCGGCGGACGGCACGCCGTACATCACCGCCGGCGTCACCGCGGTGCTCAAGATCACGCTGCTCGGCCGCACGGTCGACGCCCCGGTGCGCGTCGTCTACGTCGTCGACGAGCCCGATCAGGTCGGCTTCGCCTACGGCACCCTCGAGGGCCACCCGGAGAGCGGCGAGGAGTCGTTCGTCGTCGAGAAGCGCGCCGACGACTCGGTCTGGCTCGTGATCCGCGTCTTCTCCCGCCCCTCCACGGCGCTCTACCGCCTCGGCACCCCCGTCCTGCGCGTCGTGCAGAAGCGGCAGGTCAAGAAGTACCTCCGCGCGCTGCT
- a CDS encoding aminotransferase class I/II-fold pyridoxal phosphate-dependent enzyme — protein MPRLADHIPAVPPSGIRRLFEIALRLEGVTLLAVGEPDVPVAPHIIEAARAAWAADDTGYGPNGGLMELRRAIVAKLASDNGFRAEVEQVWVTVGATQALHQAMTLTLGPGDEVLLPDPGYTTFTMNARMIGAVPVPYTLRPENGFFPDLDELERIVTDRTRAIIVNSPSNPLGVVFPRPMLERLLEFARRHDLWIISDEVYECFTYGRPHVSLAALAQEAGHDDDRVFSVFSLSKTYAMTGVRVGYLVTPPGLTSTMVTVQEATISCVATPDQRAALAALTGPRDAVAEASAHYLANLRLATALLDERGIRFREPEGAFYLWIDVSHASDGDVASWAESFLLESLVAVAPGSAFGRTGEGWIRVCLAADPVDLEHGLRALPAPVSA, from the coding sequence ATGCCCCGACTCGCCGATCACATCCCCGCCGTGCCGCCCTCGGGCATCCGCCGGCTGTTCGAGATCGCCCTGCGGCTGGAGGGCGTGACGCTGCTCGCCGTGGGCGAGCCGGACGTCCCCGTCGCGCCTCACATCATCGAAGCCGCGCGCGCCGCCTGGGCCGCGGACGACACGGGCTACGGCCCGAACGGCGGCCTGATGGAGCTCCGGCGCGCGATCGTCGCGAAGCTCGCGAGCGACAACGGCTTCCGAGCGGAGGTGGAGCAGGTCTGGGTCACGGTCGGCGCGACGCAGGCGCTGCACCAGGCGATGACGCTCACGCTCGGCCCGGGCGACGAGGTGCTCCTCCCCGATCCCGGCTACACCACCTTCACCATGAACGCGCGGATGATCGGCGCCGTCCCGGTGCCGTACACGCTGCGCCCCGAGAACGGCTTCTTCCCGGACCTCGACGAGCTCGAGCGGATCGTCACCGACCGCACCCGGGCGATCATCGTGAACAGCCCGTCGAATCCGCTCGGCGTCGTCTTCCCGCGCCCGATGCTGGAGCGGCTGCTGGAGTTCGCCCGCCGGCACGACCTCTGGATCATCAGCGACGAGGTCTACGAGTGCTTCACCTACGGCCGCCCGCACGTGAGCCTCGCCGCCCTCGCCCAGGAGGCCGGTCACGACGACGACCGCGTCTTCAGCGTCTTCTCGCTCTCGAAGACCTACGCGATGACCGGCGTGCGCGTCGGCTACCTCGTCACCCCGCCCGGCCTGACCTCGACGATGGTCACCGTTCAGGAGGCGACGATCAGCTGCGTCGCGACTCCCGACCAGCGCGCGGCCCTGGCGGCACTGACCGGCCCGCGGGACGCGGTGGCGGAGGCCTCGGCCCACTACCTCGCCAATCTGCGGCTCGCCACCGCGCTCCTCGACGAGCGCGGCATCCGCTTCCGCGAGCCGGAGGGCGCCTTCTACCTCTGGATCGACGTCTCGCACGCGAGCGACGGCGACGTCGCGTCCTGGGCCGAGTCGTTCCTGCTCGAGTCCCTCGTCGCCGTCGCGCCGGGCAGCGCCTTCGGGCGCACCGGCGAGGGCTGGATCCGGGTCTGCCTCGCCGCCGATCCCGTCGACCTCGAGCACGGCCTCCGCGCGCTGCCCGCCCCGGTGAGCGCGTGA
- the rpsT gene encoding 30S ribosomal protein S20, which produces MANIKSQIKRNLTNKKANERNKAVKSELKTAVRAVHSAIAAGDTEKAATALAFAAKKLDKASSKGVIHKNQAANRKSAIAKQVAAL; this is translated from the coding sequence GTGGCAAACATCAAGTCGCAGATCAAGCGCAACCTCACCAACAAGAAGGCGAACGAGCGCAACAAGGCCGTCAAGAGCGAGCTGAAGACCGCCGTCCGCGCGGTGCACTCCGCCATCGCCGCCGGCGACACCGAGAAGGCCGCCACCGCGCTCGCCTTCGCCGCCAAGAAGCTCGACAAGGCCTCGAGCAAGGGCGTCATCCACAAGAACCAGGCCGCGAACCGCAAGTCCGCGATCGCCAAGCAGGTCGCCGCGCTGTAG